A stretch of Allostreptomyces psammosilenae DNA encodes these proteins:
- a CDS encoding LppU/SCO3897 family protein — protein MSAPYNPGQQPGGPAYPQQQGQFPGQAPGQFQGQPSPYFNQAGGPVPPQQPQQRRRSPMKLIRNVGIPVLGLIIAIGGFVANQNSDSNQAEVGDCVQNQASASDANLEIVDCSTEGETFLVLAKFEDTTDDSRCEEFPEYVASYTEVYGSSEFLLCLGEPA, from the coding sequence TTGAGCGCGCCGTACAACCCTGGCCAGCAGCCCGGCGGTCCCGCCTACCCGCAGCAGCAGGGCCAGTTCCCCGGGCAGGCCCCGGGCCAGTTCCAGGGCCAGCCGTCGCCCTACTTCAACCAGGCGGGCGGCCCCGTGCCGCCGCAGCAGCCGCAGCAGCGTCGCCGCTCGCCCATGAAGCTGATCCGCAACGTCGGCATCCCGGTGCTCGGCCTGATCATCGCCATCGGCGGTTTCGTCGCCAACCAGAACAGCGACTCCAACCAGGCCGAGGTCGGCGACTGCGTGCAGAACCAGGCCAGCGCCAGCGACGCCAACCTGGAGATCGTCGACTGCAGCACCGAGGGTGAGACCTTCCTGGTGCTCGCGAAGTTCGAGGACACCACCGACGACTCCCGGTGCGAGGAGTTCCCGGAGTACGTGGCCAGCTACACCGAGGTCTACGGCTCCTCGGAGTTCCTCCTCTGCCTGGGTGAGCCCGCGTAA
- a CDS encoding MFS transporter gives MAHLSDLRTLLRLPGFRRLFATRLTSQCADGAFQVALASYVIFSPERLPSPAAIAGAFAVLLLPYSVVGPFAGVLLDRFSRRGVLVVCNLLRAAAMPAVIALVVADAPTWAFYTAALLVLAVNRFVLAGLSASLPRVVEPAILVTANAVSPTAGTIAATAGGGLALAVGLLLPTGAVTTGAVLITTALLYGCSALAAAGFRPGALGPGTEERLARAPVGRELAGTARGMLDGVRHLRERPRAGHALLAVVAMRFGYGLLTVTLLMLSRYTFNDPADPEAGMALLGVVVAASGAGFLLAALVTPYFAHRLGEGGWTVCCAAAGAVLVPALALPFRQDLAVAAALVLGMVTQGVKISTDTVVQRGVDDDYRGRVFSVYDVLFNASFVAAAAVAAAVLPPDGRSAVPVLVTAVLYAVTALAQALAARHPGSGPRLTIT, from the coding sequence GTGGCCCACCTGTCGGATCTGCGCACCCTGCTGCGCCTGCCGGGCTTCCGCCGGCTCTTCGCGACCCGCCTGACCTCGCAGTGCGCCGACGGCGCCTTCCAGGTGGCGCTCGCCTCCTACGTCATCTTCTCCCCCGAACGGCTGCCCTCCCCGGCCGCCATCGCCGGCGCGTTCGCCGTGCTGCTGCTGCCCTACTCCGTGGTGGGGCCGTTCGCCGGGGTGCTGCTCGACCGGTTCTCCCGACGCGGCGTGCTGGTCGTCTGCAACCTGCTGCGCGCCGCCGCCATGCCGGCGGTCATCGCACTCGTCGTCGCCGACGCGCCCACCTGGGCCTTCTACACCGCGGCGCTGCTGGTGCTGGCGGTCAACCGGTTCGTGCTGGCCGGGCTCTCCGCGTCTCTGCCGCGCGTCGTCGAGCCGGCCATCCTGGTCACCGCCAACGCCGTCTCGCCCACCGCCGGCACCATCGCGGCCACCGCCGGTGGCGGCCTCGCCCTGGCCGTCGGCCTGCTGCTGCCCACCGGAGCGGTCACCACCGGCGCCGTCCTGATCACCACCGCCCTGCTCTACGGCTGCTCGGCGCTGGCCGCCGCCGGCTTCCGCCCCGGCGCCCTCGGCCCGGGCACCGAGGAGCGCCTGGCCCGCGCCCCGGTCGGCCGGGAACTCGCCGGCACCGCCCGCGGCATGCTCGACGGCGTCCGGCACCTGCGCGAGCGCCCGCGCGCCGGGCACGCCCTGCTGGCGGTGGTGGCGATGCGGTTCGGCTACGGCCTGCTGACCGTCACCCTGCTGATGCTCAGCCGCTACACCTTCAACGACCCGGCCGACCCGGAGGCCGGCATGGCACTGCTCGGCGTGGTGGTCGCCGCCTCCGGGGCCGGCTTCCTGCTGGCCGCGCTGGTCACCCCGTACTTCGCGCACCGGCTGGGGGAGGGCGGCTGGACGGTGTGCTGCGCGGCGGCCGGAGCCGTGCTGGTGCCGGCGCTGGCACTGCCGTTCCGCCAGGATCTCGCGGTGGCGGCGGCGCTGGTGCTGGGGATGGTGACCCAGGGGGTGAAGATCAGCACCGACACGGTGGTGCAGCGCGGTGTGGACGACGACTACCGGGGAAGGGTTTTCTCCGTTTACGACGTCCTGTTCAACGCCTCGTTCGTCGCCGCCGCCGCGGTGGCCGCCGCGGTGCTTCCGCCTGACGGCCGATCGGCCGTTCCGGTGCTGGTCACGGCGGTTCTGTACGCCGTCACGGCGTTGGCCCAAGCGCTGGCGGCGCGACACCCGGGCAGCGGGCCCCGGCTCACGATCACATGA
- a CDS encoding inositol-3-phosphate synthase: MGSVRVAIVGVGNCAASLVQGVEYYKDAAPDSRVPGLMHVQFGDYHVRDIEFVAAFDVDAKKVGFDLADAIVASENNTIKICDVPPTGVTVQRGHTLDGLGSYYRDIIDESTEEPVDVVQALKDAKADVLVCYLPVGSEEAARFYAQAAIDAKVAFVNALPVFIAGTKEWADKFTEAGVPIVGDDIKSQVGATITHRVMAKLFEDRGVHLERTMQLNVGGNMDFMNMLERTRLESKKISKTQAVTSQVTSYEMPGRNVHIGPSDYVAWLDDRKWAYVRLEGRAFGDVPLNLEYKLEVWDSPNSAGVIIDALRAAKIAKDRGIGGPILSASSYFMKSPPVQYFDDEARNAVEAFIKGDVER, translated from the coding sequence ATGGGTTCGGTTCGCGTAGCGATCGTCGGTGTCGGCAACTGTGCGGCATCGCTGGTGCAGGGCGTCGAGTACTACAAGGACGCCGCGCCGGACAGCCGGGTGCCCGGCCTGATGCACGTCCAGTTCGGCGACTACCACGTGCGCGACATCGAGTTCGTCGCCGCGTTCGACGTGGACGCCAAGAAGGTGGGCTTCGACCTGGCCGACGCCATCGTCGCCAGCGAGAACAACACCATCAAGATCTGCGACGTGCCGCCGACCGGCGTCACCGTGCAGCGTGGCCACACCCTGGACGGCCTCGGCTCCTACTACCGCGACATCATCGACGAGTCCACCGAGGAGCCGGTGGACGTCGTGCAGGCGCTCAAGGACGCCAAGGCCGACGTCCTGGTCTGCTACCTGCCGGTGGGCTCCGAGGAGGCCGCCCGCTTCTACGCGCAGGCCGCCATCGACGCCAAGGTGGCGTTCGTCAACGCCCTGCCGGTGTTCATCGCGGGCACCAAGGAGTGGGCGGACAAGTTCACCGAGGCCGGCGTGCCGATCGTCGGTGACGACATCAAGTCGCAGGTCGGCGCCACCATCACGCACCGCGTGATGGCCAAGCTGTTCGAGGACCGCGGCGTCCACCTCGAGCGCACCATGCAGCTGAACGTCGGCGGCAACATGGACTTCATGAACATGCTGGAGCGCACCCGGCTGGAGTCCAAGAAGATCTCCAAGACCCAGGCGGTCACCTCCCAGGTCACCAGCTACGAGATGCCCGGGCGCAACGTCCACATCGGCCCGTCCGACTACGTGGCCTGGCTGGACGACCGCAAGTGGGCGTACGTGCGCCTGGAGGGTCGCGCCTTCGGCGACGTGCCGCTGAACCTGGAGTACAAGCTGGAGGTCTGGGACTCCCCCAACTCCGCCGGCGTGATCATCGACGCGCTGCGCGCCGCGAAGATCGCCAAGGACCGCGGCATCGGCGGCCCGATCCTCTCGGCCTCCTCCTACTTCATGAAGTCCCCGCCGGTGCAGTACTTCGACGACGAGGCCCGCAACGCCGTCGAGGCCTTCATCAAGGGCGACGTCGAGCGCTGA
- a CDS encoding transglycosylase domain-containing protein produces the protein MSDHRRRAAEPTPPTGGRAAARRAAQAQSRRGGARRRGAPPPAAAAAAAPVAGRAASRAAARRGGRGGGGRVYEHNRWLDYPRRGKSGWRRFVPSWRQWASAFLVGLATMVGGLTVAYAMTDVPDPQAAATQQSNVYYWADGTEMVNSGEVNRQNVPLSDVPEHVQNALIAAENDEFWTDPGVDPRGIARAVVNMVTGGPVQSGSTITQQYVKNYFLTQDQTVSRKFREIMISIKVDREESKQDILEGYFNTTWYGRGANGIQAGAQAYYGIDARDLNLAQGAYMAVLANGAALYDPFGNDEATNAANLERAQIRWEWTLDRMVEVNLLTAEERDQTLAEGFPMPQEPRLSSDLGGQIGYLKEVVDNYLEAELGITDADLAKGGYQITTTFEKDKVEAMERAVNEELYATLDPENREGDRFVQVGAVSVVPENGAVVALYGGQDAVTQYINNGITTAAQAGSTFKPFVLAAAMQDGVRDQDGDTHILDPNTSEYNGDDDLLMRNYDGTVWEDENGDTWEQTNESDTDYGWITIREAMRVSANSPFAQLGMNVGMDVVEQAAIAAGLPEDTPGFGGVHGPAFALGVAQPSPLDMASAYGTFANSGVQVDPFVFTEVLYNGEPQDLPERQTTQAFDEDVANMVTDVLREVVDDGTGTNAEPVDDLHETAGKTGTTDENRSAWFVGYTKQLSTAVMLRREDPENPGPLPMYGLGGMDEEEGVHGAGYPTSIWTSFMLAALDGEENIPFPEPPENFGEEVNAGGAPSPSASPSPSASPSTEAPEPSNSPEQSPSTQAPPPPTQSQSPSTSPSTQDPPWGSWPTGGNGNGNGNGSGSEGSDTEGTSDGSASEGSDTEGTSDGSASEGSDTGSDSNGGSEGGSTDGSDSGGDTSTDVGTDQGTESQGSIFGQG, from the coding sequence ATGAGTGACCACCGACGCCGGGCCGCCGAACCCACACCGCCGACCGGTGGACGCGCCGCCGCCCGCCGGGCCGCGCAGGCGCAGTCCCGACGGGGCGGCGCACGGCGCCGGGGCGCCCCGCCGCCCGCGGCGGCCGCCGCGGCGGCACCCGTAGCCGGCCGGGCCGCGAGCCGCGCCGCCGCCCGGCGCGGTGGCCGCGGGGGCGGCGGACGGGTCTACGAGCACAACCGCTGGCTGGACTACCCGCGCCGCGGCAAGTCCGGCTGGCGCCGCTTCGTCCCCTCGTGGCGGCAGTGGGCCAGCGCCTTCCTGGTCGGCCTCGCCACCATGGTCGGCGGACTCACCGTCGCCTACGCAATGACCGACGTGCCGGACCCCCAAGCCGCGGCCACCCAGCAGAGCAACGTCTACTACTGGGCCGACGGCACCGAGATGGTGAACTCCGGTGAGGTCAACCGGCAGAACGTGCCGCTCAGTGACGTCCCGGAGCACGTGCAGAACGCCCTGATCGCGGCCGAGAACGACGAGTTCTGGACCGACCCGGGCGTCGACCCGCGCGGCATCGCCCGCGCCGTGGTCAACATGGTCACCGGCGGCCCGGTGCAGTCCGGTTCGACCATCACCCAGCAGTACGTGAAGAACTACTTCCTCACCCAGGACCAGACGGTCAGCCGCAAGTTCCGCGAGATCATGATCTCGATCAAGGTGGACCGCGAGGAGAGCAAGCAGGACATCCTGGAGGGGTACTTCAACACCACCTGGTACGGCCGCGGCGCCAACGGCATCCAGGCCGGTGCCCAGGCCTACTACGGCATCGACGCCCGCGACCTCAACCTCGCCCAGGGCGCCTACATGGCCGTCCTCGCCAACGGCGCCGCGCTCTACGACCCCTTCGGCAACGACGAGGCCACCAACGCCGCCAACCTGGAGCGCGCCCAGATCCGCTGGGAGTGGACGCTCGACCGGATGGTCGAGGTGAACCTGCTGACCGCCGAGGAGCGCGACCAGACCCTCGCCGAGGGCTTCCCGATGCCCCAGGAGCCCCGGCTCTCCTCCGACCTCGGCGGCCAGATCGGTTACCTGAAGGAGGTCGTCGACAACTACCTCGAGGCCGAGCTCGGCATCACCGACGCCGACCTCGCCAAGGGCGGCTACCAGATCACCACCACCTTCGAGAAGGACAAGGTGGAGGCGATGGAGCGGGCCGTCAACGAGGAGCTCTACGCCACGCTCGACCCGGAGAACCGCGAAGGGGACCGGTTCGTGCAGGTCGGCGCCGTCTCGGTGGTGCCGGAGAACGGCGCGGTGGTCGCCCTCTACGGCGGCCAGGACGCCGTCACCCAGTACATCAACAACGGCATCACCACCGCCGCCCAGGCCGGCTCCACCTTCAAGCCGTTCGTGCTCGCCGCCGCCATGCAGGACGGCGTCCGGGACCAGGACGGGGACACCCACATCCTCGACCCCAACACCAGCGAGTACAACGGCGACGACGACCTGCTGATGCGCAACTACGACGGCACGGTCTGGGAGGACGAGAACGGCGACACCTGGGAGCAGACCAACGAGAGCGACACCGACTACGGCTGGATCACCATCCGCGAGGCCATGCGGGTCTCGGCGAACTCCCCGTTCGCCCAGCTCGGCATGAACGTCGGCATGGACGTCGTCGAGCAGGCGGCCATCGCCGCCGGCCTGCCCGAGGACACCCCCGGCTTCGGCGGCGTGCACGGCCCGGCCTTCGCCCTCGGCGTCGCCCAGCCCTCCCCGCTCGACATGGCCAGCGCCTACGGCACCTTCGCCAACAGCGGCGTGCAGGTCGACCCGTTCGTCTTCACCGAGGTGCTCTACAACGGCGAGCCGCAGGACCTCCCGGAGCGGCAGACCACCCAGGCGTTCGACGAGGACGTCGCCAACATGGTCACCGACGTGCTCCGCGAGGTCGTCGACGACGGCACCGGCACCAACGCCGAGCCGGTGGACGACCTGCACGAGACGGCCGGCAAGACCGGTACCACCGACGAGAACCGGTCCGCCTGGTTCGTCGGCTACACCAAGCAGCTCTCCACCGCCGTGATGCTCCGCCGCGAGGACCCGGAGAACCCCGGCCCGCTGCCGATGTACGGCCTCGGCGGCATGGACGAGGAGGAGGGCGTGCACGGCGCCGGCTACCCCACGTCGATCTGGACCAGCTTCATGCTGGCCGCCCTCGACGGCGAGGAGAACATCCCGTTCCCCGAGCCGCCGGAGAACTTCGGCGAGGAGGTCAACGCGGGCGGCGCCCCGAGCCCCTCCGCCAGCCCGTCCCCGTCCGCCTCCCCCTCCACCGAGGCGCCGGAGCCGAGCAACTCGCCGGAGCAGTCGCCGTCCACCCAGGCACCCCCGCCGCCGACCCAGTCGCAGTCGCCCAGCACCTCGCCCAGCACCCAGGACCCGCCGTGGGGCAGCTGGCCGACCGGCGGCAACGGGAACGGCAACGGCAACGGCAGCGGAAGCGAGGGCTCCGACACCGAGGGCACCAGCGACGGCAGCGCCTCGGAGGGCTCCGACACCGAGGGCACCAGCGACGGCAGCGCCTCGGAGGGCTCCGACACCGGCTCCGACTCCAACGGCGGCTCCGAGGGCGGCAGCACGGACGGATCGGACTCCGGCGGCGACACCAGCACCGACGTCGGGACCGACCAGGGCACCGAGAGCCAGGGGTCGATCTTCGGACAGGGCTGA
- a CDS encoding glycosyltransferase family 87 protein, with the protein MTSSVTPSPQAPLESAPPEPTTGPAAHRSGRPVLPSDTDPVAAAGSEVLGGPAGRRIRFSPGLRAPLQVLAVLAVVTFAIGMLQKAPCYNGGWFFGANTQYVSACYSDIPHLYTQRGFADGLRPYFDSYPGSMPYLEYPVLTGLFMQVAAWITAAFGAQDQAAQQLYWFVNAAMLMVCSVVAVVATARTHRLRPWDALPFALAPVLAFNGTINWDMLAVALASLGLLLWARRHPVAAGVLIGLATAAKLYPVLLLGPLFILCLRAGRMREFGQALAGAAASWLAVNLPIALLAFDGWSAFYTFSEDRGEDYGTFWLILMQTRGESLESLNTWVAVLLVLCCLAIGALGLLAPRRPRLSQLAFLVVAAFALTNKVYSPQYVLWLLPLAVLARPRWRDFLIWQAGEMFYSLGVWLYLAGNVGDEQQGLPEAGYHLAITAHLLATLWLCGVIVRDVLRPAHDPVRADGSDDPAGGPLDAADDRFTPRALAGRADALEDAPETRHTTEQYGK; encoded by the coding sequence ATGACCTCATCGGTGACGCCATCGCCGCAGGCCCCCCTGGAGTCCGCGCCCCCGGAGCCCACGACGGGCCCCGCCGCCCACCGCTCCGGCCGCCCGGTGCTGCCCTCCGACACCGATCCGGTCGCCGCGGCCGGCTCCGAGGTCCTCGGCGGCCCGGCCGGCCGCCGCATCCGCTTCTCCCCCGGGCTGCGCGCGCCGCTCCAGGTGCTGGCCGTCCTCGCGGTGGTCACCTTCGCCATCGGCATGCTGCAGAAGGCCCCCTGCTACAACGGCGGCTGGTTCTTCGGTGCCAACACCCAGTACGTCTCCGCCTGCTACAGCGACATCCCCCACCTGTACACCCAGCGCGGCTTCGCCGACGGCCTGCGCCCCTACTTCGACTCCTACCCGGGCTCCATGCCCTACCTGGAGTACCCGGTGCTCACCGGGCTCTTCATGCAGGTCGCCGCCTGGATCACCGCCGCGTTCGGCGCCCAGGACCAGGCCGCGCAGCAGCTGTACTGGTTCGTCAACGCCGCCATGCTGATGGTCTGCTCCGTGGTCGCCGTGGTGGCCACCGCCCGCACCCACCGGCTGCGCCCCTGGGACGCCCTGCCGTTCGCCCTGGCCCCCGTGCTGGCCTTCAACGGCACCATCAACTGGGACATGCTCGCGGTCGCGCTGGCCTCGCTCGGACTGCTGCTGTGGGCCCGCCGCCACCCGGTGGCGGCCGGCGTGCTGATCGGCCTGGCCACCGCCGCCAAGCTGTACCCGGTGCTGCTGCTGGGGCCGCTGTTCATCCTGTGCCTGCGGGCCGGCCGGATGCGCGAGTTCGGCCAGGCCCTCGCCGGGGCGGCCGCCTCCTGGCTGGCCGTCAACCTGCCGATCGCGCTGCTCGCCTTCGACGGCTGGTCGGCGTTCTACACCTTCAGCGAGGACCGCGGCGAGGACTACGGCACCTTCTGGCTGATCCTGATGCAGACCCGCGGCGAGTCACTGGAGTCGCTGAACACCTGGGTCGCCGTGCTGCTGGTGCTGTGCTGCCTGGCCATCGGCGCGCTCGGGCTGCTCGCCCCCCGCCGGCCCCGGCTGTCCCAGCTGGCCTTCCTGGTGGTGGCGGCGTTCGCGCTGACCAACAAGGTGTACTCGCCGCAGTACGTGCTCTGGCTGCTGCCGCTGGCCGTGCTGGCCCGGCCCCGTTGGCGGGACTTCCTGATCTGGCAGGCCGGCGAGATGTTCTACTCCCTCGGCGTGTGGCTGTACCTCGCCGGCAACGTCGGCGACGAGCAGCAGGGCCTGCCGGAGGCCGGCTACCACCTGGCCATCACGGCGCACCTGCTGGCCACGCTGTGGCTGTGCGGGGTGATCGTGCGCGACGTGCTGCGCCCCGCGCACGACCCGGTGCGCGCCGACGGCTCCGACGACCCGGCAGGCGGCCCCCTGGACGCCGCCGACGACCGCTTCACCCCGCGCGCCCTCGCAGGACGGGCGGACGCCTTGGAAGACGCACCGGAGACACGACACACCACCGAGCAGTACGGAAAGTAG
- a CDS encoding type II toxin-antitoxin system Phd/YefM family antitoxin — protein MESIGLRELSHHTARVVARVRDGETIQVTDHGKPVLRLVPENPQHLGWRERLIAAGELIPATDPTPFATPLVVADPGRSVSDALSEMRDQERW, from the coding sequence ATGGAGAGCATTGGCCTTCGTGAACTGAGCCACCACACCGCCCGAGTCGTGGCGCGTGTTCGCGACGGGGAGACCATCCAGGTCACCGATCACGGCAAGCCCGTGCTGCGGCTGGTGCCCGAGAATCCCCAGCACCTCGGGTGGCGCGAACGCCTCATAGCGGCGGGTGAGTTGATACCGGCAACCGATCCGACGCCTTTCGCGACGCCTCTCGTCGTCGCTGATCCGGGAAGAAGCGTCTCTGACGCCCTGTCCGAGATGCGGGACCAGGAACGCTGGTGA
- a CDS encoding type II toxin-antitoxin system VapC family toxin: MIYLDSCALVKLLVREPETPALEEWLRRAAGTPLVTSVLAEVELARVLTREAPAALAALPAVLAKIDRYEISATVRARAASYPLAHLRSLDAIHLATADLRRSDLVAFVTYDKRLADAAVSIGLSTTAPA, encoded by the coding sequence GTGATCTATCTCGACAGCTGCGCCCTGGTGAAGCTGCTGGTCCGGGAACCAGAGACTCCGGCCCTGGAGGAGTGGCTCCGCCGCGCGGCCGGTACGCCGCTGGTCACCAGCGTCCTCGCCGAAGTCGAGTTGGCCAGGGTGCTCACGCGCGAGGCGCCGGCGGCTCTGGCGGCGCTTCCCGCGGTGCTGGCCAAGATCGACCGGTACGAGATCAGTGCGACGGTGCGGGCGCGAGCCGCCAGCTATCCCCTGGCGCACCTTCGCAGCCTCGACGCGATCCACCTGGCGACGGCCGATCTGCGGCGATCGGACCTCGTCGCCTTCGTTACCTATGACAAGCGGCTCGCTGACGCCGCCGTCAGCATCGGTCTGTCCACGACCGCGCCGGCATGA
- a CDS encoding alanine racemase, with protein MALTLYVETERWRAHHRSVLEAFPGLVPVAKGSTGYGFGNQRLAEEAARLGCDLLAVGNAYEAAQAKDWFSGDLIVLTPYRLGEDPVPLPPRVIRTVSSVDDVRGLVGARVVIECMTSMRRHGIAPDDLPKLRSAVDDVRLEGFAVHLPLDRPDGSSGVEEVAWWVDQIQAARLPLFTMFVSHLDAEGVAELHRRYPGVRFRSRIGTRLWLGDHKAMRCRGAVLDVVPVAKGDRYGYRQLKAPQDGHLLVVAGGTAHGVGLEAPKRMHGVTPRAKSMARAGLAVVNRTLSPFVWEGRQRWFAEPPHMQVSLLFLPGEVRPPQIGEELTAHLRHTTTHFDRVVDL; from the coding sequence ATGGCGCTCACTCTCTACGTGGAGACCGAACGCTGGCGCGCCCACCACAGGTCGGTGCTGGAGGCGTTCCCCGGCCTCGTGCCCGTCGCCAAGGGCAGCACCGGCTACGGCTTCGGCAACCAGCGGCTCGCCGAGGAGGCCGCCCGGCTGGGCTGCGACCTGCTCGCCGTCGGCAACGCCTACGAGGCCGCGCAGGCCAAGGACTGGTTCAGCGGCGACCTGATAGTGCTCACCCCCTACCGGCTCGGCGAGGACCCGGTGCCGCTGCCGCCCCGGGTCATCCGCACCGTCAGCTCCGTGGACGACGTGCGCGGCCTGGTCGGCGCCCGGGTGGTCATCGAGTGCATGACCAGCATGCGGCGGCACGGCATCGCCCCGGACGACCTGCCGAAGCTGCGCAGCGCGGTGGACGACGTGCGGCTGGAGGGCTTCGCCGTCCACCTGCCGCTGGACCGCCCGGACGGCTCCTCCGGCGTGGAGGAGGTCGCCTGGTGGGTGGACCAGATCCAGGCCGCGCGGCTGCCGCTGTTCACCATGTTCGTCAGCCACCTCGACGCCGAGGGCGTCGCGGAGCTGCACCGGCGCTACCCGGGGGTGCGCTTCCGCTCCCGGATCGGCACCCGGCTGTGGCTCGGCGACCACAAGGCCATGCGCTGCCGGGGCGCGGTGCTGGACGTCGTGCCGGTGGCCAAGGGCGACCGTTACGGCTACCGGCAGCTCAAGGCCCCGCAGGACGGCCACCTGCTGGTGGTCGCCGGTGGCACGGCGCACGGCGTCGGGCTGGAGGCACCCAAGCGGATGCACGGGGTGACCCCGCGCGCCAAGTCGATGGCCCGGGCCGGCCTGGCGGTGGTGAACCGCACCCTGTCGCCGTTCGTCTGGGAGGGCCGGCAGCGCTGGTTCGCCGAGCCGCCGCACATGCAGGTCAGCCTGCTGTTCCTGCCGGGCGAGGTGCGCCCGCCGCAGATCGGCGAGGAGCTGACCGCGCACCTGCGGCACACCACCACCCACTTCGACCGGGTGGTGGACCTGTAG
- a CDS encoding lipid II:glycine glycyltransferase FemX, translated as MTLRLRTISREEHLAYIRSLPSASFLQCPSWADVKAEWRSENLGWVDDSGQIVGTALVLYRQLPRIKRYLAYMPEGPLINWFDHDLTRWIKPLLAHLKSRGAFSVKMGPPVIVRRWEAPTIKKAIADKTAKQLRDVEPDFYDPRADLVSARLREMGWQQDTGGGAGFGDVQPRFVFQVPLAGRSLEDVHKNFNQLWRRNIKKAEKAGVQVVVGGYEHLPAFHEVYKVTAERDRFTPRPLEYFQRQYRALASEDPNRFRLYLAVHEGEVLAATTFITVGEHSWYSYGASANHKREVRPSNAIQWAMIRDAFAMGASVYDLRGIGSSLDEDDHLFGLIQFKLGTGGQAAEYIGEWDFPLNKMLHKALDMYMSRR; from the coding sequence ATGACCCTGCGTCTGAGGACGATCAGCCGGGAGGAGCACCTGGCCTACATCCGTAGCCTGCCCTCCGCCAGCTTCCTCCAGTGCCCATCCTGGGCGGACGTCAAGGCGGAGTGGCGCTCGGAGAACCTGGGGTGGGTCGACGACTCCGGGCAGATCGTCGGCACCGCCCTCGTGCTCTACCGGCAGCTGCCGCGGATCAAGCGCTACCTCGCCTACATGCCCGAGGGCCCGCTGATCAACTGGTTCGACCACGACCTGACCCGCTGGATCAAGCCGCTGCTGGCCCACCTGAAGAGCCGCGGCGCGTTCTCGGTGAAGATGGGCCCGCCGGTGATCGTGCGCCGCTGGGAGGCGCCGACCATCAAGAAGGCCATCGCGGACAAGACCGCCAAGCAGCTGCGCGACGTGGAGCCGGACTTCTACGACCCGCGCGCCGACCTGGTCTCGGCCCGGCTGCGGGAGATGGGCTGGCAGCAGGACACCGGCGGCGGCGCCGGCTTCGGCGACGTGCAGCCGCGGTTCGTCTTCCAGGTGCCGCTCGCCGGGCGGAGCCTGGAGGACGTCCACAAGAACTTCAACCAGCTGTGGCGCCGCAACATCAAGAAGGCCGAGAAGGCCGGCGTGCAGGTGGTGGTCGGCGGCTACGAGCACCTGCCTGCCTTCCACGAGGTGTACAAGGTCACCGCGGAGCGGGACCGGTTCACCCCGCGCCCGCTGGAGTACTTCCAGCGCCAGTACCGGGCGCTGGCCAGCGAGGACCCGAACCGCTTCCGGCTGTACCTGGCGGTGCACGAGGGCGAGGTGCTGGCCGCCACCACCTTCATCACGGTCGGTGAGCACTCCTGGTACTCCTACGGCGCCTCGGCCAACCACAAGCGCGAGGTGCGGCCGTCCAACGCCATCCAGTGGGCGATGATCCGGGACGCCTTCGCGATGGGCGCCAGCGTCTACGACCTGCGGGGCATCGGCAGCAGCCTGGACGAGGACGACCACCTCTTCGGGCTGATCCAGTTCAAGCTGGGTACCGGCGGCCAGGCCGCGGAGTACATCGGCGAGTGGGACTTCCCGCTGAACAAGATGCTGCACAAGGCCCTGGACATGTACATGTCCCGGCGCTGA
- the rpsF gene encoding 30S ribosomal protein S6, with protein sequence MRHYEVMVILDPDLDDRAVSPLVDGFLGVVRNAGGTVEKVDTWGRRRLSYEINKKSEGIYSVIDLKAKPEVVKELDRQMNLNESVLRTKVLRPDQH encoded by the coding sequence ATGCGTCACTACGAGGTGATGGTCATCCTCGACCCCGATCTCGACGACCGTGCCGTCTCCCCGCTCGTCGACGGGTTCCTGGGAGTCGTCCGCAACGCGGGCGGCACCGTGGAGAAGGTCGACACGTGGGGCCGGCGCCGCCTCTCGTACGAGATCAACAAGAAGTCCGAGGGCATCTACTCGGTCATCGACCTCAAGGCCAAGCCGGAGGTCGTCAAGGAGCTGGACCGTCAGATGAACCTGAACGAGTCGGTGCTCCGGACCAAGGTCCTCCGCCCGGACCAGCACTGA